Proteins encoded by one window of Bos javanicus breed banteng chromosome 22, ARS-OSU_banteng_1.0, whole genome shotgun sequence:
- the IHO1 gene encoding interactor of HORMAD1 protein 1 isoform X2, producing the protein MNFNVWNIKDMFSIPSGSGATKSSNWNNNQTDYSSLSDSQFLFGSQFCPEGSQTLSTPVDSEVHLRHPKQSQQNSLDSEPSIFTKYQTKPQLLGGDPKDGGLFPLPLSLGKPKGLLEQFEEKKKSAKDKCDSETLYNFISHIKESIHKTSVEESEEHLSSRSQSILDSLETVAKTWQETAKAQSGLMLEIVQDKGNVDQAILELQKRLEARRAEFTEMKSDLKHLEVLVIQQSKDFQQLCEHLGQLNMPSVLAELKRLTSIALTPKHVKDSASQTSPPLAQSLSFPRQDKYTSEKPVTWQAQALPAACSLSVGSPRPREFAVWGEGSKRDVLQEEAVQPAVGTGKRNRQIKGRAVKTNCQNSVTKTGSENCGSAILGHKVPKDRDPVFQGDSQLISRGYKDLNNSATSIKNTSQKWQAKGAFSCHPCEQRLVTEQKGVTVERGKKDKQQPRKAPRRRSLRRKQEQMPSKTCVSNSKYPRPPVSSPQSSPWGQQETLAQPLQLWGPRSPTNLVCSAQGGTVMPSKTTRAEQGNLVQCSGHSSQDNSLLFPSFQGDHKMSWFSDLNDLNPRAESLQSQESGKNILYDLGFDSSDDGF; encoded by the exons GGCCACTAAGTCATCTAACTGGAATAACAATCAGACTGATTACTCCAGTCTCAGTGATTCCCAGTTCCTTTTTGGATCCCAGTTCTGTCCAGAAGGTTCACAGACCCTGTCAACACCCGTGGACTCTGAAGTCCACTTGAGACATCCAAAACAGTCACAACAGAATTCtctggat AGTGAACCTAGTATTTTCACAAAGTACCAAACAAAACCCCAGCTGCTTGGAGGAGATCCAAAAGATGGAGGCTTGTTTCCTCTTCCTTTGTCTCTTGGAAAACCGAAAGGCCTCTTGGAACAGtttgaggagaaaaagaaaagtgcaaAAGACAAATGTGACAG tGAGACTTTATACAACTTCATTTCCCATATCAAAGAAAGCATTCACAAG ACATCAGTGGAAGAGTCTGAGGAACATCTCAGTTCCAGAAGTCAGTCTATTTTGGATTCTTTGGAAACTGTGGCCAAGACAT GGCAGGAGACTGCAAAAGCTCAGAGTGGTCTGATGTTGGAAATAGTGCAGGACAAAGGCAACGTGGACCAGGCCATCCTTGAGTTGCAAAAGAGACTCGAAGCT AGACGAGCAGAGTTTACAGAAATGAAGTCCGACCTGAAGCACCTTGAAGTTTTGGTTATCCAGCAGAGTAAGGACTTTCAGCAGCTGTGTGAGCATCTAGGTCAGCTGAATATGCCCAGTGTTCTAGCAGAGTTAAAGCGATTGACCTCCATCGCTCTGACACCCAAACACGTGAAAGACAGTGCCTCTCAGACCTCACCACCTCTGGcgcagagcctcagtttccccaggcaGGACAAATATACCTCTGAGAAGCCAGTTACATGGCAGGCCCAGGCCCTCCCTGCTGCATGCAGTCTTAGTGTGGGCTCCCCGAGGCCCAGGGAGTTTGCCGTCTGGGGTGAGGGATCAAAGAGGGATGTTCTCCAAGAAGAGGCTGTGCAGCCGGCAGTTGGAACCGGCAAAAGAAACAGGCAAATCAAGGGCAGGGCCGTGAAGACTAACTGCCAGAACTCGGTTACTAAAACAGGCTCTGAGAACTGTGGCTCTGCCATCCTGGGTCACAAGGTTCCTAAAGATAGGGACCCAGTTTTCCAAGGAGACTCGCAACTTATATCTCGAGGATATAAGGACTTAAACAACTCTGCAACCAGCATTAAGAACACCAGCCAAAAATGGCAAGCTAAAGGTGCATTTTCATGTCACCCTTGTGAGCAAAGGTTGGTGACTGAACAGAAAGGCGTAACtgtagaaagagggaaaaaagacaagCAGCAGCCCAGGAAAGCCCCCAGGAGACGGTCCCTACGCAGGAAGCAAGAACAAATGCCCAGCAAAACCTGTGTTTCTAATTCTAAATATCCTCGGCCTCCAGTTTCCAGCCCACAAAGTTCCCCCTGGGGGCAGCAGGAAACTCTAGCTCAGCCCCTGCAACTTTGGGGCCCTAGGAGCCCCACAAATCTAGTCTGCTCTGCTCAGGGAGGAACAGTCATGCCCAGTAAGACCACGAGGGCAGAGCAAGGGAACCTCGTGCAGTGTAGCGGGCATTCCTCCCAAGACAACAGCCTGCTTTTTCCCAGTTTCCAGGGGGACCACAAGATGAGCTGGTTCAGTGATCTCAATGACCTCAACCCCAGGGCAGAGTCCCTTCAGTCCCAGGAGTCAGGGAAGAATATACTCTATGACCTGGGTTTTGATAGCAGCGATGATGGCTTCTGA
- the IHO1 gene encoding interactor of HORMAD1 protein 1 isoform X1 translates to MNFNVWNIKDMFSIPSGSGATKSSNWNNNQTDYSSLSDSQFLFGSQFCPEGSQTLSTPVDSEVHLRHPKQSQQNSLDSEPSIFTKYQTKPQLLGGDPKDGGLFPLPLSLGKPKGLLEQFEEKKKSAKDKCDSETLYNFISHIKESIHKLQTSVEESEEHLSSRSQSILDSLETVAKTWQETAKAQSGLMLEIVQDKGNVDQAILELQKRLEARRAEFTEMKSDLKHLEVLVIQQSKDFQQLCEHLGQLNMPSVLAELKRLTSIALTPKHVKDSASQTSPPLAQSLSFPRQDKYTSEKPVTWQAQALPAACSLSVGSPRPREFAVWGEGSKRDVLQEEAVQPAVGTGKRNRQIKGRAVKTNCQNSVTKTGSENCGSAILGHKVPKDRDPVFQGDSQLISRGYKDLNNSATSIKNTSQKWQAKGAFSCHPCEQRLVTEQKGVTVERGKKDKQQPRKAPRRRSLRRKQEQMPSKTCVSNSKYPRPPVSSPQSSPWGQQETLAQPLQLWGPRSPTNLVCSAQGGTVMPSKTTRAEQGNLVQCSGHSSQDNSLLFPSFQGDHKMSWFSDLNDLNPRAESLQSQESGKNILYDLGFDSSDDGF, encoded by the exons GGCCACTAAGTCATCTAACTGGAATAACAATCAGACTGATTACTCCAGTCTCAGTGATTCCCAGTTCCTTTTTGGATCCCAGTTCTGTCCAGAAGGTTCACAGACCCTGTCAACACCCGTGGACTCTGAAGTCCACTTGAGACATCCAAAACAGTCACAACAGAATTCtctggat AGTGAACCTAGTATTTTCACAAAGTACCAAACAAAACCCCAGCTGCTTGGAGGAGATCCAAAAGATGGAGGCTTGTTTCCTCTTCCTTTGTCTCTTGGAAAACCGAAAGGCCTCTTGGAACAGtttgaggagaaaaagaaaagtgcaaAAGACAAATGTGACAG tGAGACTTTATACAACTTCATTTCCCATATCAAAGAAAGCATTCACAAG TTACAGACATCAGTGGAAGAGTCTGAGGAACATCTCAGTTCCAGAAGTCAGTCTATTTTGGATTCTTTGGAAACTGTGGCCAAGACAT GGCAGGAGACTGCAAAAGCTCAGAGTGGTCTGATGTTGGAAATAGTGCAGGACAAAGGCAACGTGGACCAGGCCATCCTTGAGTTGCAAAAGAGACTCGAAGCT AGACGAGCAGAGTTTACAGAAATGAAGTCCGACCTGAAGCACCTTGAAGTTTTGGTTATCCAGCAGAGTAAGGACTTTCAGCAGCTGTGTGAGCATCTAGGTCAGCTGAATATGCCCAGTGTTCTAGCAGAGTTAAAGCGATTGACCTCCATCGCTCTGACACCCAAACACGTGAAAGACAGTGCCTCTCAGACCTCACCACCTCTGGcgcagagcctcagtttccccaggcaGGACAAATATACCTCTGAGAAGCCAGTTACATGGCAGGCCCAGGCCCTCCCTGCTGCATGCAGTCTTAGTGTGGGCTCCCCGAGGCCCAGGGAGTTTGCCGTCTGGGGTGAGGGATCAAAGAGGGATGTTCTCCAAGAAGAGGCTGTGCAGCCGGCAGTTGGAACCGGCAAAAGAAACAGGCAAATCAAGGGCAGGGCCGTGAAGACTAACTGCCAGAACTCGGTTACTAAAACAGGCTCTGAGAACTGTGGCTCTGCCATCCTGGGTCACAAGGTTCCTAAAGATAGGGACCCAGTTTTCCAAGGAGACTCGCAACTTATATCTCGAGGATATAAGGACTTAAACAACTCTGCAACCAGCATTAAGAACACCAGCCAAAAATGGCAAGCTAAAGGTGCATTTTCATGTCACCCTTGTGAGCAAAGGTTGGTGACTGAACAGAAAGGCGTAACtgtagaaagagggaaaaaagacaagCAGCAGCCCAGGAAAGCCCCCAGGAGACGGTCCCTACGCAGGAAGCAAGAACAAATGCCCAGCAAAACCTGTGTTTCTAATTCTAAATATCCTCGGCCTCCAGTTTCCAGCCCACAAAGTTCCCCCTGGGGGCAGCAGGAAACTCTAGCTCAGCCCCTGCAACTTTGGGGCCCTAGGAGCCCCACAAATCTAGTCTGCTCTGCTCAGGGAGGAACAGTCATGCCCAGTAAGACCACGAGGGCAGAGCAAGGGAACCTCGTGCAGTGTAGCGGGCATTCCTCCCAAGACAACAGCCTGCTTTTTCCCAGTTTCCAGGGGGACCACAAGATGAGCTGGTTCAGTGATCTCAATGACCTCAACCCCAGGGCAGAGTCCCTTCAGTCCCAGGAGTCAGGGAAGAATATACTCTATGACCTGGGTTTTGATAGCAGCGATGATGGCTTCTGA